One genomic segment of Hevea brasiliensis isolate MT/VB/25A 57/8 chromosome 3, ASM3005281v1, whole genome shotgun sequence includes these proteins:
- the LOC110658270 gene encoding heterogeneous nuclear ribonucleoprotein 1, translated as MEMELGKLFIGGISWDTNEDRLRQYFQSFGEVVEAVIMKDRATGRARGFGFVVFADPSVAERVVMQKHLIDGRNVEAKKAVPREDQNILNRNSGSSIHGSPGPACTKKIFVGGLASTVTETDFKKYFDQFGVITDVVVMYDHNTQRPRGFGFITYDSEEAVDKVLHKTFHELNGKMVEVKRAVPKELSPGPTRSQLSGFSYGPSRIGSFLNGYTQTQGYMTNSTGGLGVRMDGRFSPVTVGRSNFSPFGPGFGMGLNFEQVLSPSYGGNLNLSSNFGYGRLSPSYSGNSSRYDSPIGYNGVNGGNSSALNLTARTLWGDGSINHASNSTNSSTFMGFGTGNSRVGSFGNIGGVWASSANSGQGEGGGSGYSSGNLSYNSGDFSVGLGRVGYGRNSRTRPAPVSSHAASYDYGGPYADIYDNGPLYGQSALQYSPLEVEGSGSFGFGLGNAATDVVTKNSSGYVGGYSVANR; from the exons ATGGAAATGGAGCTTGGAAAGTTATTCATTGGTGGGATTTCATGGGACACAAATGAAGACCGTCTTAGACAGTATTTTCAGTCTTTTGGTGAAGTTGTGGAGGCTGTGATAATGAAGGATCGGGCTACTGGTCGTGCCCGTGGCTTCGGATTTGTTGTTTTTGCAGACCCTTCTGTTGCTGAAAGAGTTGTGATGCAAAAGCATCTCATAGACGGTAGAAAT GTTGAAGCAAAGAAGGCAGTTCCTAGGGAGGATCAAAACATTCTGAATAGAAACAGCGGCAGCAGCATACATGGTTCACCTGGTCCAGCTTGTACAAAGAAGATATTTGTAGGAGGTTTAGCATCTACAGTCACAGAGACGGACTTTAAGAAGTACTTTGATCAGTTTGGGGTAATTACGGATGTTGTGGTTATGTATGACCACAATACTCAAAGGCCAAGGGGTTTTGGTTTTATTACTTATGATTCAGAGGAAGCAGTAGATAAAGTGTTGCACAAAACCTTTCATGAACTCAATGGTAAAATGGTTGAGGTCAAGCGGGCTGTTCCCAAAGAATTATCACCAGGTCCAACTCGGAGCCAGTTAAGTGGATTTAGTTATGGTCCAAGTAGAATTGGTAGCTTCCTGAATGGTTACACTCAGACTCAGGGATACATGACAAACTCAACTGGAGGACTTGGTGTTAGAATGGATGGTAGGTTTAGTCCTGTTACTGTTGGTCGTAGTAACTTTTCTCCGTTTGGTCCTGGTTTTGGGATGGGGCTGAATTTTGAGCAGGTGTTGAGTCCTAGTTATGGTGGAAATTTAAACCTAAGTTCTAACTTTGGCTATGGAAGATTGAGTCCTTCATATAGTGGAAATTCAAGCAGGTATGATAGCCCTATTGGATACAATGGAGTCAATGGTGGAAATAGTTCTGCCTTAAATTTGACAGCTCGAACTTTGTGGGGTGATGGAAGCATTAATCATGCTTCAAACTCCACAAATTCTAGTACTTTTATGGGCTTTGGAACTGGGAATTCAAGAGTGGGTTCTTTCGGGAATATTGGAGGAGTCTGGGCTTCCTCAGCTAATTCTggacaaggtgaaggtggtggcTCTGGCTATAGCAGTGGCAATCTTAGCTACAATAGTGGAGATTTCAGTGTTGGCCTTGGACGGGTAGGGTATGGAAGAAACAGTAGGACACGTCCTGCACCAGTTTCATCTCATGCTGCATCATATGATTATGGTGGACCTTATGCAGACATTTATGATAATGGTCCACTGTATGGGCAATCTGCATTGCAATATTCACCTTTAGAGGTAGAGGGTTCTGGCTCATTTGGCTTTGGGCTTGGAAATGCAGCTACTGATGTTGTGACTAAAAACTCTTCTGGTTATGTTGGTGGCTATAGTGTTGCCAATAGATAA